In Chrysemys picta bellii isolate R12L10 chromosome 3, ASM1138683v2, whole genome shotgun sequence, a single genomic region encodes these proteins:
- the LOC135982328 gene encoding uncharacterized protein LOC135982328 — protein sequence MQSSPAVMAVQSGNRKRAPAWTDREVLDLIAVWGDESVLSELRSKRRNAKIYEKISKDMAERGYSRDATQCRVKIKELRQGYQKTKEANGRSGSHPQTSRFYEALHSILGAAATTTPPVTVDSEDGILSTAGSSDMLGDGEDEEGDEEGEAVGSSHNADFPDSQDLFITLTEIPYEASPAITPDTESGEGSATPSATVSQPSLESHSQRLARIRRRKKRTREDMFSELMASSQAQAAQQTQWRENLTRMHQANMDREERWRQEDQQATQTLLGLLREQTDTLRRLVDVLQERRQEDRAPLQSISNRPPPPPSPIPTSPKVQRRRGGRVPANSHSTPAESSSSRRLSFPKI from the exons atgcagagctctccagcagtgatggccgtgcagtctgggaatagaaagagagccccagcatggactgatcgtgaagtcttggatctcatcgctgtgtggggcgatgagtccgtgctttccgagctgcgatccaaaagaaggaatgcaaagatctacgagaagatctctaaagacatggcagagagaggatacagccgggatgcaacgcagtgccgcgtgaaaatcaaggagctgagacaaggctaccagaagaccaaagaggcaaacggacgctccggatcccatccccagacatcccgtttctacgaggcactgcattccatcctcggtgctgccgccaccactaccccaccagtgaccgtggactctgaggatgggatactgtccacggccggttcctcagacatgttaggggacggggaagatgaggaaggagatgaggagggcgaggcagttggcagctctcacaacgctgatttccccgacagccaggatctcttcatcacccttacagagatcccctacgaagcgtccccagccattaccccggacacagaatctggtgaaggatcagcca ccccgtctgcgactgtctcacaacctagcctggaatcacactcccagaggctagcgcggattaggcgtaggaagaagaggacacgggaggacatgttctctgagcttatggcctcttcccaagcccaggcagcacagcagacccagtggcgggagaacttgacccgaatgcaccaagccaacatggatcgggaggagaggtggcggcaggaagaccagcaggcgactcaaacgctgcttggactactgagggagcaaacggacacgctccggcgccttgtggatgttctgcaggaacggaggcaggaggacagagccccgctgcagtccatctctaaccgccctcccccgccaccaagtcccatacccacctcacccaaagtgcaaagaaggagaggcggcagagtccctgctaactctcactccacccctgcagagagctctagtagcagaaggctctcatttcccaaaatttga